In Candidatus Syntrophoarchaeum caldarius, the following are encoded in one genomic region:
- a CDS encoding 5,10-methylenetetrahydrofolate reductase translates to MEARFKMITGERKDLEELMEIVKTYNSLAVVGCDGCVGIYQIGGFKEAESLASLLKMGDKIKNGVVQDAEAFTVIRQCDKELIEKELGGKLDKFEAIVSTACGVGVQTMAAVFEDRVVYPALNTLFMGAQDREGAELYELCKGCGDCVLHLTGGICPMTRCAKGLLNGPCGGAVDGKCEVGDYTNDCAWVLIYEKLKSMDRLDLYTTFRLPRDRRPSMSPRKLAGGAKY, encoded by the coding sequence TTGGAGGCAAGATTTAAGATGATTACAGGTGAACGCAAGGATCTCGAAGAGCTGATGGAGATCGTTAAAACATACAACAGTCTCGCTGTCGTTGGATGCGATGGCTGTGTGGGGATATATCAGATAGGTGGGTTCAAAGAGGCGGAATCGCTTGCATCGCTCTTGAAGATGGGGGATAAGATCAAGAATGGTGTTGTTCAGGATGCAGAGGCATTTACCGTTATCAGGCAGTGTGATAAGGAGCTTATCGAGAAGGAACTTGGTGGAAAACTTGATAAATTTGAGGCGATAGTCTCGACTGCATGTGGTGTCGGTGTCCAGACGATGGCAGCGGTATTCGAGGATAGGGTCGTTTATCCAGCTCTGAACACACTATTCATGGGAGCGCAGGATCGGGAAGGGGCGGAGCTTTATGAGCTGTGTAAAGGATGCGGTGACTGTGTGCTCCATTTAACAGGTGGGATCTGCCCCATGACTCGATGCGCAAAAGGACTCCTCAACGGTCCCTGTGGTGGGGCGGTTGATGGTAAGTGCGAGGTGGGCGATTACACGAATGACTGTGCATGGGTTCTGATCTACGAAAAGTTGAAATCAATGGATCGACTCGACCTGTATACAACTTTCCGTTTACCGAGGGACAGAAGGCCGTCAATGAGCCCAAGAAAGCTTGCAGGGGGTGCAAAGTATTGA
- a CDS encoding 5,10-methylenetetrahydrofolate reductase, producing the protein MKKIKEGKFVFTGELEPEKTTDLTELVESAKKLLGHCVACNVTDNPQSMAYMSSLVASHIVQRDSGMECVYQLRCSDRNSIALTSDLLGAGALGIRNVLALTGDHTSLGDYPGSMPVFDLDSGQLVYLIRRMVDEGVDLNGKPIEHPPRFHVGVAGNPNADPLDSEILKLKRKVEAGAEFVQTQVIFDIEIAKTFLKEMEKYKVPVLIGIFPLKNYGTADYFDKYIPGVHVPKDLLAKMKEASEIGDKKKKMERYDEINLDYYGDFVHEIAHNTSAAGIHVMAVAYERITPPLIECAKI; encoded by the coding sequence ATGAAGAAGATCAAGGAGGGCAAGTTTGTTTTTACAGGTGAGCTTGAGCCTGAGAAGACGACAGATCTCACCGAGCTTGTTGAGAGCGCCAAAAAACTTCTTGGTCACTGTGTTGCGTGCAATGTGACAGATAACCCCCAGTCAATGGCTTACATGTCAAGCCTCGTGGCATCACATATCGTCCAGCGTGATTCAGGGATGGAGTGCGTCTATCAGCTCAGGTGTTCTGATAGAAACTCGATTGCGTTAACATCAGATCTTCTGGGGGCGGGTGCACTTGGCATCAGGAACGTTCTTGCCTTAACAGGCGATCATACATCTCTGGGGGATTATCCAGGGTCGATGCCTGTCTTCGATCTTGATTCTGGGCAGCTTGTATATCTGATCAGGCGCATGGTGGATGAGGGGGTTGATCTCAATGGAAAGCCGATAGAACATCCACCCAGGTTCCACGTAGGCGTGGCTGGAAACCCAAACGCAGACCCGCTCGATTCTGAGATCTTGAAGCTCAAACGGAAGGTCGAGGCTGGGGCTGAGTTTGTCCAGACACAGGTCATATTCGATATTGAGATTGCAAAGACGTTCCTTAAAGAGATGGAGAAGTACAAGGTCCCGGTCTTAATCGGCATTTTCCCGCTCAAGAACTATGGAACAGCCGATTACTTCGATAAGTATATTCCAGGCGTGCACGTGCCAAAAGATCTTCTTGCAAAGATGAAAGAGGCATCGGAGATCGGAGACAAGAAGAAGAAGATGGAGCGGTATGATGAGATAAACCTCGACTATTACGGAGATTTTGTCCATGAAATCGCACATAACACCTCTGCTGCTGGAATACATGTCATGGCGGTGGCTTATGAGCGGATAACCCCACCACTTATCGAGTGTGCGAAAATATGA
- the hdrA gene encoding heterodisulfide reductase subunit A: MSRDEIKIGVYVCHCGINIEATVDTARVAEFASHLPGVVVARDYKYMCSDPGQELIREDMRELGVNRVVVASCSPRMHEPTYRAVLAETGGNEYCFEMANIREQCSWVHKNREEGTKKAMDLVEGAVARAYLLEPLEPREVDVIPACLVIGGGVSGIYAALGVAEKGFKTYLVEKTPSIGGHMAQLDKTFPTLDCSACILTPKMVDAARHPNIELMTYSEVMDVSGYVGNFNVTIRKKPRYIDIDLCTGCGLCGEACILSGKIPNEFDMKKGKRGAAYVPFPQAVPLKYTIDPENCIFLKKGKCGKSPACQEACPRDAIDFTQREEIVEIEVGSIIIATGYDLFDPSTEPQYGYGLPNVITGLEFERLINASGPTGGKVLLENGEYPKKVVLIQCVGSREIGGRSYCSRFCCMYTAKHAHLIEEKIEGAEVTVLYTDVRAFGKGFEEFYNRVKSEGINYIWRDLYASIEVTQNGDGLKVKAEGVGPIELDADMVVLATAAVPSRDAKEIGSVLKIPESPDGFFMESHPKLKPIDTASDGIFLAGCCQSPKDIPDSVAQACGAASRAAISLFRGKVPIEVISSQINEEICSGCRMCEEICAYGALSFDEEKGLMTVNEVLCKGCGSCASTCPSGAITMKHYKDAQIFAQIEAVV; the protein is encoded by the coding sequence ATGAGTCGGGATGAGATAAAAATCGGGGTCTATGTCTGCCACTGCGGGATAAACATCGAGGCGACGGTTGATACTGCAAGGGTTGCTGAGTTTGCCTCTCACCTACCAGGAGTTGTTGTTGCAAGAGACTACAAGTATATGTGTTCAGATCCTGGCCAGGAACTGATCAGGGAAGATATGCGTGAGCTTGGGGTAAACAGGGTCGTTGTTGCATCCTGTTCACCCAGAATGCATGAACCAACATACAGAGCGGTACTTGCAGAGACGGGTGGGAATGAATACTGCTTCGAGATGGCAAATATCCGTGAGCAGTGCTCATGGGTTCATAAGAACAGAGAAGAAGGTACAAAGAAGGCGATGGATCTTGTAGAAGGGGCTGTTGCCAGGGCCTACCTGCTTGAACCACTTGAGCCAAGAGAGGTTGATGTAATCCCTGCGTGTCTCGTCATCGGGGGTGGTGTTTCGGGGATCTATGCCGCACTTGGTGTTGCAGAGAAGGGATTCAAGACCTATCTTGTCGAGAAGACGCCTTCGATCGGTGGACACATGGCACAGCTTGATAAAACTTTTCCAACGCTGGACTGTTCGGCATGTATTTTAACACCCAAGATGGTCGATGCCGCAAGACACCCCAATATCGAGCTTATGACCTACTCAGAGGTTATGGATGTCTCAGGATATGTCGGTAACTTCAACGTTACAATCCGTAAGAAGCCGAGATATATCGATATCGACCTGTGTACAGGCTGTGGGCTTTGCGGTGAGGCGTGCATCCTTTCTGGAAAGATCCCCAATGAGTTTGATATGAAAAAGGGAAAACGGGGGGCGGCATATGTTCCATTTCCACAGGCAGTGCCTTTGAAGTACACGATCGATCCTGAAAATTGCATCTTCCTGAAGAAGGGCAAGTGCGGAAAGTCACCAGCCTGTCAGGAAGCCTGTCCAAGAGATGCAATAGATTTCACGCAACGGGAAGAGATCGTTGAGATTGAAGTTGGATCGATCATCATCGCAACAGGTTATGACCTCTTTGACCCGTCCACAGAACCGCAGTATGGGTACGGACTTCCGAATGTGATAACAGGCCTTGAATTTGAGCGTCTGATCAATGCATCAGGTCCAACCGGTGGCAAGGTGCTTCTTGAGAATGGAGAGTATCCCAAAAAAGTTGTTCTGATCCAGTGTGTCGGATCAAGGGAGATCGGGGGTAGATCGTACTGTTCGCGGTTCTGCTGTATGTATACCGCAAAGCATGCACACCTGATCGAGGAGAAGATAGAGGGTGCAGAGGTTACAGTTCTATATACTGATGTCAGAGCGTTTGGGAAAGGATTTGAGGAGTTTTACAACCGTGTCAAGTCGGAAGGAATCAACTACATCTGGCGTGATCTATATGCGTCGATCGAGGTGACACAGAACGGTGATGGCCTGAAGGTCAAAGCAGAAGGTGTTGGACCCATCGAGCTTGATGCTGATATGGTCGTGCTTGCAACCGCTGCTGTTCCATCCCGGGATGCAAAAGAGATCGGAAGCGTTCTCAAGATCCCGGAGAGTCCTGACGGCTTTTTCATGGAGTCCCATCCCAAGCTCAAGCCGATCGATACAGCATCTGATGGGATATTCCTTGCAGGCTGCTGTCAGTCACCAAAAGACATTCCTGATTCGGTCGCACAGGCGTGTGGAGCGGCTTCCAGGGCTGCGATCTCACTCTTCAGGGGTAAGGTGCCGATCGAGGTTATCTCATCCCAGATCAATGAAGAGATCTGCTCAGGCTGCAGGATGTGTGAAGAGATCTGTGCCTATGGTGCACTTAGCTTTGACGAAGAAAAAGGTCTTATGACCGTGAATGAAGTGCTGTGCAAGGGGTGCGGTTCATGCGCTTCGACATGTCCATCAGGTGCGATTACGATGAAACACTACAAGGATGCGCAGATATTTGCGCAGATCGAGGCGGTGGTTTGA
- the hdrA gene encoding heterodisulfide reductase subunit A (overlaps another CDS with the same product name) gives MKILVFICGCQGKIEEVLDLDALSAFTSTIEDVEAVKIDRYLCGKEGLSLFKEEVMRVKPDRVIIAGCSPRLHGEIFAEALEDAGMNPHLREHVNIREQCAWAHFDDLDGANRKAKKLMEMGIAKVRLKRPLDKINVEMKPAALVIGGGVSGMEAALDLSNGGFKVYLVEREAELGGRVKRLSQTFPTVGCGICCMHDCPDCVLTPQVEEVLSDENIEVLTSTTVEKADGFIGNYKVRLTGGGEIDVGTVIIATGTKTFDPNRIPEYSYSSADVITSLELEDLYMKARSDGGQIKRPSDGKIPESINFIQCVGSRGIKGGNPYCSIVCCIYALGHAREFKSRYPDAEVTIHYIDLRSPYRGFEEYYNEARDMGVNFVRGEIDKIEEREDGVYIMGTNRDTKERYEMKSDLVVLSVGQEPADNTRELANLFNLELDQDGFFLEKNLRLIGEDTSGVYVAGAANGPRNIRYSVADGRVMAEAAIERIGAERILLEGVVARIDQDLCIKCATCLEVCPYGIVEIVREDAEEIRLEVLEGGCRACGICAAECPASAIQLEDFRDDQILAEVEVAI, from the coding sequence ATGAAGATACTTGTATTTATCTGCGGGTGCCAGGGAAAGATCGAGGAGGTGCTTGATCTCGATGCACTCTCAGCCTTCACATCCACGATCGAGGACGTCGAGGCAGTGAAGATCGATCGATACCTCTGTGGTAAGGAGGGTCTCTCGCTCTTCAAAGAGGAGGTTATGCGTGTTAAGCCCGATCGCGTGATCATTGCTGGATGCTCTCCCCGTCTTCATGGCGAGATATTTGCAGAGGCGCTAGAAGACGCTGGTATGAATCCACACCTCAGAGAGCATGTGAACATCAGAGAACAGTGTGCATGGGCGCACTTCGATGATTTAGATGGTGCAAACCGCAAGGCAAAGAAGCTCATGGAGATGGGGATTGCAAAGGTCAGGCTCAAGCGACCGCTTGACAAGATTAATGTAGAGATGAAACCAGCAGCTCTTGTTATTGGTGGTGGTGTTTCTGGTATGGAAGCAGCTTTGGATCTTTCAAATGGTGGTTTCAAGGTTTATCTTGTTGAACGAGAAGCTGAACTTGGTGGACGAGTCAAACGATTGAGCCAGACATTTCCCACTGTTGGATGCGGCATCTGCTGTATGCATGACTGTCCTGATTGTGTACTCACACCACAGGTGGAGGAGGTCTTATCTGATGAGAATATCGAGGTCTTAACCTCCACGACCGTTGAGAAGGCGGATGGCTTTATTGGAAACTATAAAGTTAGACTCACCGGTGGCGGAGAGATCGATGTTGGAACTGTAATAATTGCAACAGGAACCAAGACTTTTGATCCGAACCGTATTCCTGAGTATAGCTATTCCTCAGCCGATGTCATAACCTCGCTTGAGCTTGAGGATCTCTATATGAAGGCACGGTCAGATGGTGGCCAGATAAAGCGCCCCTCAGATGGTAAGATCCCTGAATCCATCAACTTCATCCAGTGTGTTGGATCAAGAGGGATCAAGGGTGGAAATCCGTACTGCTCGATCGTCTGCTGTATATATGCACTTGGCCATGCGAGGGAGTTCAAGTCCCGCTACCCGGACGCTGAAGTTACCATTCATTACATCGATCTTAGATCACCCTATCGTGGATTTGAGGAGTACTACAACGAAGCACGTGATATGGGTGTTAACTTTGTAAGAGGAGAGATTGATAAAATTGAGGAGCGAGAGGACGGTGTCTATATTATGGGCACCAATCGAGATACAAAGGAGAGATATGAGATGAAATCAGATCTCGTAGTCCTCTCAGTCGGGCAGGAACCAGCGGATAATACGCGTGAGCTTGCAAATTTGTTCAACCTTGAGCTTGATCAGGACGGATTCTTTTTAGAGAAAAACCTGCGGCTGATCGGGGAGGATACATCGGGTGTCTATGTCGCTGGCGCAGCCAATGGTCCAAGAAATATACGTTACTCTGTCGCAGACGGAAGGGTTATGGCTGAAGCTGCCATCGAGCGAATCGGTGCTGAGAGAATCCTGCTTGAGGGGGTTGTTGCCAGAATTGATCAGGACCTCTGCATCAAATGTGCGACATGTCTTGAGGTATGCCCATACGGGATTGTTGAAATTGTCCGTGAGGATGCAGAAGAGATACGTCTCGAGGTGCTTGAGGGTGGATGCAGGGCATGCGGGATATGTGCTGCTGAGTGCCCAGCATCTGCGATACAGCTTGAGGACTTCAGGGATGATCAGATACTTGCTGAGGTGGAGGTTGCGATATGA
- the hdrA gene encoding heterodisulfide reductase subunit A (overlaps another CDS with the same product name): MIGVFLCGCDGEVSERIELKWLGEVAERDPDVGYLEIDEHLCSKEAVRKIRSIVESKNLDRIVIAGCSPRTHEKIFDDLAPIVEFANIREQAAWVHPEKEEATRVAADILQSAIVRAKLAAELEPVRVPIEPSCLVIGGGVSGMQAASDLSAQGYRVYLVERDERLGGRVKRLSMTFPTISCGFPCRHDCPECELTPKEEELYASEFVEILTSTEVMEVEGRIGDYHVTLRTPEGVREIKVGTVVIATGTKTYDPSRIPEYGYEFEDVITSIELEDLYMKHRFLGGGGELRRPSDDAIPKRVDFIQCVGSRGEKGGNPYCSIVCCLYGIGHARAIKEMHPACEVYLHFTNIQAPYRGFEEYYKESESLGVNFVRGEVKLVEKGEEGLVITYENVDLQKSFEEATDLVVLSVGQEPSDGAKELAELFYRELDPDGFFTEVNQKIVREDATGVFVAGCALGPRNIRYAVADGKIAAENALALLKKGEFEMEGIMPIVDDTKCIGCNICGNLCYFGAIGVTEEIAEVVEGKCRGCGICAAACPEKAITLTQFDDEEITAQIEVFARAGEVSG; this comes from the coding sequence ATGATCGGCGTATTCTTGTGTGGCTGTGATGGCGAGGTATCAGAGAGGATCGAGCTTAAGTGGCTGGGCGAGGTTGCAGAGCGTGATCCAGATGTTGGGTATCTCGAGATAGATGAGCACCTCTGCAGTAAGGAGGCGGTCAGGAAGATAAGGTCGATTGTAGAGTCAAAGAACCTCGATAGGATTGTTATCGCCGGATGCTCTCCCAGAACTCATGAGAAGATCTTTGATGACCTTGCACCGATCGTTGAGTTTGCAAACATACGTGAGCAGGCTGCATGGGTCCATCCAGAGAAAGAAGAGGCAACACGGGTTGCAGCAGATATTTTACAGTCTGCAATAGTCCGTGCAAAACTGGCAGCAGAGCTTGAACCAGTCAGAGTTCCGATCGAGCCATCATGTCTCGTGATCGGTGGCGGAGTTTCAGGTATGCAGGCAGCATCAGATCTTTCTGCTCAAGGGTACAGGGTCTATCTTGTTGAGCGGGATGAGCGGCTTGGTGGACGGGTAAAGCGACTCTCAATGACCTTCCCCACCATTAGTTGTGGTTTTCCATGCAGACACGACTGTCCTGAGTGTGAACTGACGCCAAAAGAGGAAGAGCTCTATGCATCCGAGTTTGTTGAGATCTTAACATCCACAGAGGTCATGGAAGTAGAGGGCAGGATCGGGGACTACCATGTCACGCTCAGGACTCCAGAAGGGGTGCGCGAGATAAAGGTCGGCACCGTCGTTATTGCAACAGGGACAAAAACCTATGATCCATCCAGAATTCCTGAGTATGGTTATGAGTTTGAGGATGTCATCACATCGATCGAGCTTGAGGATCTTTACATGAAGCACAGGTTCCTTGGTGGAGGTGGGGAGCTTAGAAGGCCATCTGATGATGCAATACCGAAACGAGTGGATTTCATCCAGTGTGTCGGATCAAGGGGAGAGAAAGGAGGAAATCCGTACTGCTCGATCGTCTGCTGTCTCTATGGGATCGGGCATGCACGTGCGATAAAAGAGATGCACCCAGCATGCGAGGTTTATCTCCACTTCACAAATATCCAGGCTCCATACAGGGGGTTTGAGGAGTATTACAAGGAATCCGAGTCACTCGGGGTCAACTTCGTGCGTGGTGAGGTGAAGTTAGTTGAGAAGGGTGAAGAAGGACTTGTTATAACATACGAGAATGTCGACCTGCAAAAGAGCTTTGAAGAAGCGACCGATCTTGTGGTGCTATCTGTCGGTCAGGAACCATCAGATGGAGCAAAAGAGCTTGCAGAACTCTTCTACAGAGAACTTGATCCAGATGGCTTCTTCACTGAGGTCAACCAGAAGATTGTCAGAGAGGATGCAACCGGGGTCTTTGTTGCAGGTTGTGCGCTTGGGCCCCGTAATATCCGCTATGCGGTTGCAGACGGCAAGATTGCAGCAGAGAATGCGCTGGCGCTCCTCAAAAAGGGTGAATTCGAGATGGAAGGGATAATGCCGATCGTTGATGATACAAAGTGCATCGGGTGTAATATCTGCGGAAATCTCTGCTACTTCGGGGCGATTGGTGTGACGGAGGAGATAGCAGAGGTTGTTGAGGGTAAGTGCAGAGGATGTGGGATCTGTGCTGCAGCCTGCCCTGAGAAGGCGATCACGCTCACACAGTTTGATGACGAAGAGATTACGGCTCAGATTGAGGTATTTGCCAGAGCAGGGGAGGTGTCTGGATGA
- a CDS encoding methyl-viologen-reducing hydrogenase delta subunit, with translation MKILVFCCDWCSYPGADLAGILRLEYPPEVRIIKVMCSGRVDPMLVLDALRQGIDGVMVTGCHPGECHYVHGNMEAERRIELLRSIFERSGINPRRVRIEWISASEGEKFAEVTRAFKQEIDEIGPINQGEIDAAEIIHDVFSSERARLVLGASRRAIELEGVDPLWYKGVLERTVREEVLRERILRELRKSGALSAHELAERIGEPAKEIFWNLIAMKRRQIILDMGIVDDSLKFAIQEGV, from the coding sequence ATGAAGATTCTTGTATTCTGCTGTGACTGGTGTTCCTACCCAGGTGCGGATCTTGCAGGCATCCTGAGGCTTGAATATCCACCAGAAGTCAGGATCATAAAGGTGATGTGCTCAGGCAGGGTGGATCCGATGCTCGTGCTCGATGCGTTGAGGCAGGGAATTGATGGCGTGATGGTGACAGGTTGCCATCCTGGTGAATGCCACTACGTCCACGGGAATATGGAGGCTGAGCGAAGGATTGAGCTTCTAAGATCAATATTTGAGAGATCTGGGATAAACCCCAGGCGTGTGAGGATTGAGTGGATCTCGGCATCAGAGGGTGAAAAGTTTGCAGAGGTTACACGTGCATTTAAACAGGAGATCGATGAGATTGGACCCATCAATCAAGGTGAGATCGATGCAGCAGAAATCATCCATGATGTATTCTCATCAGAGCGGGCAAGACTTGTCCTTGGCGCTTCAAGGCGTGCGATCGAACTTGAGGGCGTTGATCCTCTCTGGTATAAAGGGGTTCTTGAGCGTACGGTGCGAGAGGAGGTTTTGCGTGAGCGGATACTCAGAGAACTGCGAAAGAGTGGTGCCCTGAGCGCACATGAACTTGCAGAACGGATCGGTGAACCAGCAAAGGAGATCTTCTGGAACTTGATCGCGATGAAACGAAGGCAGATCATTCTTGATATGGGGATAGTAGATGATTCACTCAAGTTTGCCATACAGGAGGGTGTGTGA
- the hdrA gene encoding heterodisulfide reductase subunit A yields the protein MRIGVYVCHCGINIGATVDVKKVAEFASHLKDVVISREYSYMCSDPGQELIKKDIRELGLDRVVVASCSPRMHEPTFRTAVAEAGLNPYLFEMANIREHCSWVHDDRERATEKAMHLVAGSVYKSKLLEPLEPMQVGITKKALVMGAGIAGIQTALDIADSGFEVYLVERSPSVGGKMAQLDKTFPTLDCSACILTPKMVDAGRHPNIELMTYSEVIDIDGYVGNFKVKIKKKPRFIDIEKCTGCGECASRCPVDVPNEFDEGIGIRSAIYIPFPQAVPLKYTIDRDSCIRCGTCKNVCKRDAIDYDQTEEIVELDVGAIVAATGYDLMDVSSREEYGYGRFDNVITGLEFERLCNASGPTGGKILTKDGREPKDVIFIQCVGSREIGGNEYCSRFCCMYTAKHAHLVEDRIESGKAKVLFTDARAYGKGFEEFYVRVMEEGVDYYRRDHDKPVSVTEREDGKLIVTATALDGSPIELEGDMVVLATAATACEDAFEVSRLLNISRTGDGFFMEAHPKLRPIDTPSDGIFLAGCSQGPKDIPDTVAQASGAASQVLNLLAQDSTTGSPSVSEVNQDICIGCATCFEVCPYGAIEMERLEVGWRAKTNEVVCKGCGICAGECPALAINVKHFTDEQIINKIEGVLADLNEVVT from the coding sequence ATGAGAATCGGTGTCTATGTCTGCCACTGCGGGATCAATATCGGTGCAACCGTGGATGTTAAAAAGGTTGCTGAGTTCGCATCCCATCTCAAAGACGTTGTCATCTCCCGTGAGTACAGTTACATGTGCTCAGATCCAGGTCAGGAGCTTATAAAGAAGGATATACGGGAATTAGGACTTGACCGGGTCGTTGTTGCATCCTGTTCGCCCAGAATGCATGAGCCAACATTCAGGACCGCGGTCGCAGAGGCAGGCTTGAATCCTTATCTTTTTGAGATGGCAAACATCAGGGAGCACTGCTCATGGGTGCACGATGATCGTGAACGTGCAACCGAGAAGGCGATGCACCTTGTTGCAGGCTCTGTCTATAAGTCAAAGCTTCTTGAACCACTCGAGCCAATGCAGGTTGGAATCACGAAGAAAGCGCTTGTCATGGGTGCAGGGATCGCTGGAATTCAGACAGCCCTTGATATCGCAGATTCAGGCTTCGAGGTCTATCTTGTTGAGCGATCGCCTTCCGTGGGTGGAAAGATGGCGCAGCTTGATAAGACGTTCCCAACGCTGGACTGCTCTGCGTGTATCCTGACACCAAAAATGGTCGATGCAGGGAGGCACCCAAATATCGAGCTCATGACATACTCAGAAGTAATTGATATCGATGGTTATGTCGGAAACTTCAAGGTCAAGATCAAGAAGAAGCCGAGATTCATCGATATCGAGAAGTGCACAGGCTGTGGTGAGTGTGCATCCCGCTGCCCGGTGGATGTTCCAAATGAGTTTGATGAAGGGATCGGAATCCGAAGTGCAATCTATATTCCATTCCCACAGGCGGTCCCCTTGAAGTACACGATCGATCGTGATAGCTGTATCCGCTGTGGGACATGCAAGAATGTCTGCAAACGTGATGCAATCGACTATGATCAGACCGAGGAGATCGTAGAACTTGATGTAGGGGCAATCGTTGCTGCAACAGGCTATGACCTGATGGATGTGAGTTCCAGGGAGGAGTATGGCTACGGCAGGTTTGATAATGTCATAACAGGCCTGGAGTTTGAGCGGTTATGCAATGCATCAGGTCCAACCGGTGGAAAGATTCTCACAAAGGATGGTAGAGAACCCAAAGATGTTATCTTCATCCAGTGTGTCGGATCCAGGGAGATTGGGGGCAATGAATACTGTTCAAGGTTCTGCTGCATGTACACGGCAAAGCACGCACATCTTGTCGAGGACAGGATTGAAAGCGGCAAGGCGAAGGTTTTATTCACGGATGCACGGGCTTATGGCAAGGGCTTCGAAGAGTTCTATGTGCGGGTGATGGAGGAGGGTGTCGACTACTACAGGCGTGATCATGACAAACCAGTCAGTGTCACCGAAAGGGAGGATGGCAAGCTTATTGTTACAGCAACCGCGCTTGATGGCTCGCCAATTGAGCTTGAAGGGGATATGGTCGTGCTCGCAACAGCAGCCACGGCATGTGAGGATGCGTTTGAGGTATCAAGGCTTCTAAATATCTCACGAACAGGCGATGGCTTCTTCATGGAGGCACATCCAAAATTAAGGCCGATTGATACACCATCTGATGGAATCTTCCTTGCAGGCTGTTCACAGGGACCAAAGGATATTCCTGACACGGTTGCTCAAGCTTCTGGTGCAGCTTCACAGGTTCTGAACCTGCTCGCCCAGGATTCAACGACCGGTTCACCGAGCGTATCAGAGGTAAACCAGGATATCTGCATCGGGTGTGCCACGTGCTTTGAGGTCTGTCCATACGGTGCGATCGAGATGGAGCGGCTTGAGGTTGGGTGGCGTGCAAAGACGAACGAGGTCGTATGTAAGGGCTGTGGTATCTGCGCCGGCGAATGTCCTGCACTTGCGATCAATGTGAAGCACTTTACGGATGAACAGATAATAAATAAGATTGAAGGTGTTCTTGCTGATTTGAACGAGGTGGTAACATGA
- a CDS encoding methyl-viologen-reducing hydrogenase delta subunit, with amino-acid sequence MKYPPNVRIIHVPCSGKVDQIYILKALEMGADGVLVTGCMEGQCHYLTGNYYTRDRVERLKRDLEKVGLGGRVDMFMMSAAMGREFADTATRFTEKIRELGPNPYK; translated from the coding sequence ATGAAATATCCACCGAATGTGAGGATCATCCATGTTCCATGCTCTGGAAAGGTTGATCAGATCTATATCCTGAAAGCCCTTGAGATGGGGGCAGATGGGGTGCTTGTTACAGGGTGTATGGAAGGACAGTGCCATTATCTCACAGGAAACTACTACACCCGTGACCGTGTCGAGCGCCTGAAACGCGATCTTGAGAAGGTGGGGCTGGGCGGCAGGGTGGATATGTTCATGATGTCTGCTGCGATGGGGCGTGAATTTGCAGATACTGCAACGAGATTTACAGAGAAGATAAGAGAACTGGGACCGAACCCGTATAAGTAG